One genomic window of bacterium BMS3Abin14 includes the following:
- the arnC_2 gene encoding undecaprenyl-phosphate 4-deoxy-4-formamido-L-arabinose transferase: MDNAIAISIVIPVFNEEDNLDELVRRCLEACRGIGKPFEIILVDDGSMDSSRDIITRAARDTQGEMDTHGEVVGVLLNRNYGQHAAVMAGLEKSRGEIIVTLDADLQNPPEEIPKLVAKMDEGFDVVGTVRINRKDTLFRKAASFMVNRVVRVSTGVDMHDYGCMLRAYRRHIVDAMLLCTERSTFIPILANTFARLTTEVPVVHESRSAGDSKYSFWRLVSLQFDLLTSMTTFPLRLLSILGGIISMLGMGFGLFLLVMRLLYGSEWAVGGVFTLFALLFIFIGAQFIGMGLLGEYIGRIYSDVRARPRYFVEKVVVRDREG, encoded by the coding sequence ATGGATAACGCCATTGCCATCTCCATCGTCATCCCTGTGTTCAACGAGGAGGACAACCTTGATGAACTTGTCCGGCGCTGTCTGGAAGCCTGCCGGGGCATTGGAAAGCCTTTCGAGATCATCCTGGTGGACGACGGCAGCATGGATTCATCCCGGGACATCATAACCAGGGCCGCCCGGGACACCCAGGGAGAGATGGACACCCACGGGGAGGTGGTCGGGGTTCTTCTGAACAGGAACTACGGTCAGCACGCGGCGGTGATGGCGGGGCTGGAAAAATCCCGTGGAGAGATCATTGTCACTCTCGACGCCGACCTTCAGAACCCACCCGAGGAGATTCCCAAACTCGTCGCGAAAATGGACGAAGGGTTCGACGTCGTCGGCACCGTAAGGATAAATCGCAAGGACACCCTCTTCAGGAAGGCCGCCTCTTTCATGGTGAACAGGGTCGTCCGCGTGTCCACGGGTGTGGACATGCACGACTACGGGTGCATGCTTCGGGCCTACCGGCGCCACATAGTGGACGCCATGCTGCTTTGCACGGAACGCAGCACGTTCATCCCCATCCTTGCCAACACCTTCGCCCGTCTGACCACGGAGGTCCCGGTCGTCCATGAAAGCCGGTCGGCAGGCGACTCGAAATACAGCTTCTGGAGGCTCGTGAGCCTGCAGTTTGACCTGTTGACCAGCATGACCACCTTCCCCCTCCGGCTCCTCAGTATACTCGGGGGGATCATTTCCATGCTGGGGATGGGGTTCGGCCTCTTCCTCCTCGTGATGCGGCTTCTTTACGGCTCCGAGTGGGCGGTGGGCGGCGTCTTTACCCTGTTCGCGCTCCTTTTCATCTTCATAGGAGCGCAATTTATCGGGATGGGGCTGCTGGGAGAGTATATCGGTCGTATCTACTCGGACGTCCGGGCCCGTCCCCGGTATTTCGTGGAGAAGGTGGTCGTAAGGGACAGGGAGGGGTGA